One Argentina anserina chromosome 6, drPotAnse1.1, whole genome shotgun sequence genomic window, TACCCTAAGGAAATGATGTGAGTATTTGGGAGCTTgcttaatctccacttctctCTTATGACGCCAAGGCTCCATTAATATCTCATAATATTCCGAAATGGTCCTTTCCAACTGCATCAAGAAAACAACATAGTGGATCAGACAACTGTAGAATTACTACCAATTACTATGTAAGGAATGATGAAACTGTTATTTCATATCATCATCTCGACATGTGCGTAGTGACATACTGACACCAAATGCAGCACCATAAGTTCAACCCCAAATAATGTTATTGAATTTTACGAATTATATGGTACAATTTTTAACTTTGTCTTGCAATagacatgaaaaaaataaacagcAGTAAGATAAACGCACATCACATATGGCAGCCTACCGTAATCATTAGGAAAATCAGAAATAGAGAGATCCACCAAAGACCTAGAAAAAGAATTAGTAAGAATATCTACCTTCAATACAAGTTTGTGCAAATAAGGAGATGCCCTCATGAAAGAAGCCAATTGAAGAACACAGAAACTGTCACATTCCTTCAATCCTAGTTCCAAATgtttgagatttatatatgttgGAAATACATGTTTCTCATTATTGAGctgaaaataaaacaaagaaataagGCGCTAACATAATCCAACAAAAGGAAATCAAAACCGGCACACAACTGATATTAATCAATACTTACTACAAATCCCCTCAGTCTGAGAACCTCTAGCTGAGAAACACAATGTCCAAATGAAAGCCGGCGGGAAGAAATGGAGAACTCTACAAGCTGCGGCACATTCCTTAGCAGCAAGTTtatctcatctccaccgtaaaaaaatgaaacaaggTTTACATCACAAATCTCAATGTTCATAGGACCGGAATGTTTCTGTATGTGTAAGTACTTCAAAGGACGGACCGATAACTCTAAAAGTATCCATCCTTAAAGCACGAACCACTGTTAATCGCTCAAGAAGTGGGCAATGAGACAAGAAACGCTCAAGAACGTGTCCCATAAGTCCTGTAACAGACCTGAAATCTAGAGCTTTGAGGTACTTCAAGCAACAACTGTAAAAAAGGCAGAATATCAGATTTAGAGCACAATTGGCTAAGACCAGACCCAGTATCCACGTTCGGAAGTTGGTGAACACGGGGAAATGCACTAAAGACTGCCTTAATCTCATTTCCTCCTCGTTTGGGGAAAACTCTATTTTTTGAAAGGACCAAATCAAAGTTCTGGACTCTCTTTTCCAAGGCGAATCGACCCCATGTATCAATGGAACTTTCATATATGAGATCATTTATATCGGCATAAACCCAAAGTAGTTTGATAGCTAGGCCTCTATGTTGCATCATTATTGTATTCACCCAATTCAAATACCTATCAAGTTCGGACTCTATTCTTACTCGTTTGTATGAACGCAGTTGAAAAAGAATATCATGCTGAAAATCGAGAGTGGTAACAAATGTCCAGATATGGCGCCATCGAGTAGATAGAACACTAGTAGCTGCAGCTTCCTTTAGGGGCATCAAAGACACTATACTAACTAAGAGATCATCCGGCAATGCACTGATCAtgtccaccaccaccaagTTTTGGGCATCCAGCTGGAATAAACCCTTTAAAGaatcaaaataacaaaataaagaaaagcaATCGATAAGAGAATGCAACTTTGACATATAGGCAATGGTGGACGCATGAATAAATATTTATTGAATTAGGAAATAGATTATTATTAATGAAACTATAAGCCTGCATAAGAAAAATATTCATCGAATTTACTTTTATTATTCGTTGAGTACATCatggaaataaataaagaaaagtattgcatgtgtgtgtgtctatatatatatatatatatatatatatatatatatatatatatatcaatgacaCTAAAGTAAGAGATGAACATAAAAATTGTAAAATGTTACTGATAGAATTAACGACAATCTGAAAGCAAAGGTAAGATGATAATGCAAATGTCAAATTTCACAAATCCCAACAATTTTTCTAGACAT contains:
- the LOC126800652 gene encoding putative F-box/FBD/LRR-repeat protein At3g49040: MISALPDDLLVSIVSLMPLKEAAATSVLSTRWRHIWTFVTTLDFQHDILFQLRSYKRVRIESELDSCCLKYLKALDFRSVTGLMGHVLERFLSHCPLLERLTVVRALRMDTFRVIGPSFELERTISEYYEILMEPWRHKREVEIKQAPKYSHHFLRVVEVAEYHGRIGDLKLVRYVIENAVELKELVAHPVREWYSRENIMFNMGNRDGVKRKEKLVRKQAIQKLRELVPSTVELICRLEQPLSLSATAIESVKRPMGLLFSRDLSSHLPLSRIWNCQEYYST